A genomic region of Papaver somniferum cultivar HN1 chromosome 7, ASM357369v1, whole genome shotgun sequence contains the following coding sequences:
- the LOC113296054 gene encoding ATP-dependent 6-phosphofructokinase 3-like — protein sequence MDLITKKASSTNTNSDPVAFSSSSSPTSKNSFTVGSSSALSSENMYPSFNSRSLSSKNLTASKFQPKIVKGDGGYVLEDVPHFTDYISADDDLRTYPNPLQDNPAYAVVKQYFVDVDDTVAQQTVQTRTSERGIHFRRAGPREKVYFESDEVHACIVTCGGLCPGLNTVIREIVCGLYHMYGATRILGIEGGYRGFYARNTVPLTPKVVNDIHKRGGTILGTSRGGHDTSKIVDSIQDRGINQVYIIGGDGTQKGASVIYEEIKRRGLKVAVVGIPKTIDNDIAIIDRSFGFDTAVEEAQRAINAAHVESESIENGVGLVKLMGRHSGFIAMYATLASRDVDCCLIPESPFYLEGPGGLFEYMEKRLKENGHMVIVIAEGAGQEMLTESMRSMDQQDASGNKLLQDVGLWISQRIKDHFKRRHKMVINLKYIDPTYMIRAVPSNASDNVYCTLLAQSAVHGAMAGYTGFIVGPVNGRHAYIPFYRVTEKQNNVVITDRMWARLLSSTHQPSFSSLNDIVEEKEDEKQEPATTTKNNLPNGLQNGGSLKFNPISLNSIV from the exons atggatTTGATTACTAAAAAAGCATCATCTACAAATACAAATTCTGATCCTGttgctttttcttcttcttcaagcccaacTTCTAAGAATTCTTTTACTGTTGGTTCATCCTCTGCGTTGTCTTCTGAAAATATGTATCCGTCGTTTAATAGTAGATCATTGTCATCGAAGAATTTGACAGCGAGTAAGTTTCAGCCAAAGATTGTCAAAGGCGATGGTGGTTATGTCCTTGAGGATGTTCCTCATTTCACTGATTATATCTCCGCTGATGATGATCTTCGT aCTTACCCAAATCCATTGCAGGACAATCCTGCTTATGCAGTAGTCAA GCAGTattttgttgatgttgatgacACTGTAGCTCAACAG ACTGTTCAAACAAGGACTAGTGAAAGAGGGATACATTTTCGGCGTGCTGGACCACGGGAAAAG GTGTACTTTGAATCCGATGAAGTGCACGCCTGTATCGTAACATGTGGTGGATTATGCCCTGGACTTAACACAGTGATTCGGGAGATTGTTTGTGGTCTTTACCATATGTATGGTGCCACAAGAATATTAGGAATTGAG GGTGGATACAGGGGTTTCTATGCTCGAAATACAGTTCCATTAACACCAAAGGTTGTAAATGACATCCACAAACGTGGTGGGACTATTCTGGGGACATCAAGAGGTGGCCATGATACTTCAAAGATAGTGGACAGCATTCAAGACCGGGGAATTAACCAG GTGTACATCATAGGAGGAGATGGAACCCAGAAAGGAGCGTCGGTGATTTATGAG GAAATCAAAAGACGAGGTCTCAAAGTTGCAGTTGTTGGGATCCCAAAGACGATTGATAATGATATTGCG ATAATTGACAGATCATTTGGTTTTGACACTGCTGTCGAAGAGGCTCAGCGTGCCATTAATGCTGCACATGTTGAATCCGAAAGTATTGAGAATGGTGTAGGTCTAGTGAAGTTAATGGGTCGTCACAGTG GGTTCATTGCGATGTACGCTACTCTTGCCAGCCGAGATGTGGATTGTTGCTTGATTCCTGAATCACCCTTTTATCTCGAAGGACCAGGGGGCCTTTTTGAATACATGGAAAAACGGCTAAAAGAAAATGGACACATGGTTATTGTGATAGCTGAAGGTGCAGGACAAGAGATGCTTACTGAAAGCATGCGCTCGATGGACCAACAAGATGCTTCAGGAAACAAGTTACTCCAGGATGTTGGACTTTGGATATCTCAGAGAATAAAG GATCACTTCAAAAGAAGACATAAGATGGTCATAAATCTCAAATATATAG ATCCTACTTATATGATCCGTGCTGTTCCTAGTAATGCCTCAGACAATGTCTACTGCACACTTCTTGCTCAAAGTGCTGTTCATGGAGCAATGGCAGGGTACACAGGCTTCATTGTCGGACCTGTCAACGGGAGACATGCATATATTCCATTTTAT CGTGTAACTGAAAAACAAAACAACGTCGTAATAACCGACAGAATGTGGGCTAGGCTTTTGTCATCAACCCACCAGCCAAGTTTCTCAAGCCTCAATGATATTGTAGAGGAAAAGGAGGACGAGAAACAAGAACCAGCAACTACAACAAAGAATAACCTGCCCAATGGTCTGCAGAATGGAGGTTCTCTTAAATTCAACCCAATTTCCCTGAACAGTATTGTGTAG
- the LOC113296058 gene encoding nudix hydrolase 8-like, whose translation MTILSLNSSGSYRYRLTTHERNSNIPARLVNGNSPECLKPTSSYGGCKNFQGRNGKGRKGIGVISSKLSLSTVLSSGSSLGLLLDAYDDEYGGVIIEPEHLPSEANAFASILRTSLSNWKLKGKKGVWLKILQEHADLVPVAIKEGFDYHHADRGYIMLTYWIPNDEPCSLPDGPTHQIGVGGFVMNENKEVLVVQENVCPCQCSGVWKLPTGFINKSEEIFSGVVREVKEETGIDTEFLEVVAFRHVHKVAFEQSDLFFVCMLKPLSCDIRIDEKEIQAAKWMNLDEFLSQSFYEEDHMSKRVIDICAAAYENNYSGFINHHLTSKFDGKLSHLYYNHEMVKKLY comes from the exons ATGACGATATTGAGTTTAAATTCGTCTGGCTCATATAGATATCGTTTAACGACTCATGAGCGGAATTCTAACATTCCGGCAAGATTAGTTAACG GTAATTCACCGGAATGTCTCAAGCCGACGTCTTCTTATGGTGGATGTAAGAACTTccaaggaagaaatggaaaaggTCGGAAAGGAATTGGAGTCATTTCTTCTAAATTATCATTATCAACAGTTCTCAGCTCAGGGTCTAGCCTCGGACTACTTCTTGACGCGTATGACGATGAATATGGTGGTGTAATCATCGAGCCAGAGCACTTACCCTCAGAAGCAAACGCATTTGCATCCATTCTTCGCACTTCACTCTCCAACTGGAAACTTAAG GGTAAGAAGGGAGTATGGCTCAAGATATTGCAAGAACATGCAGATCTTGTCCCAGTTGCTATTAAG GAGGGTTTTGATTATCACCATGCGGACCGTGGGTATATAATGTTGACATACTGGATACCAAATGATGAACCTTGTAGTCTTCCTGATGGTCCAACTCATCAAATTGGTGTTGGAGGATTCGTGATGAATGAAAATAAAGAGGTTTTGGTTGTCCAAGAAAATGTATGCCCATGTCAATGCTCGGGTGTATGGAAATTGCCTACTGGTTTTATCAACAAG TCTGAAGAGATATTCTCAGGAGTTGTAAGAGAAGTGAAGGAAGAAACTGGG ATCGATACGGAGTTCTTAGAAGTGGTAGCATTTAG GCACGTCCACAAGGTGGCTTTCGAGCAATCAGATTTGTTCTTTGTGTGCATGCTTAAGCCTTTATCATGTGACATAAGGATTGACGAGAAGGAGATACAAGCAGCAAAG TGGATGAATCTTGATGAATTTCTTAGCCAATCCTTCTACGAAGAAGATCATATGTCGAAGAGGGTGATTGATATTTGTGCCGCGGCCTACGAAAATAATTACAGTGGTTTTATTAATCATCAtttaacatcaaaatttgatggaaAATTGTCTCATCTCTACTACAACCATGAGATGGTGAAGAAATTGTATTGA